A genomic window from Cucumis melo cultivar AY chromosome 8, USDA_Cmelo_AY_1.0, whole genome shotgun sequence includes:
- the LOC103490611 gene encoding proteasome subunit alpha type-4, translating into MSRRYDSRTTIFSPEGRLYQVEYAMEAIGNAGSAIGILSKDGVVLVGEKKVTSKLLQTSTSTEKMYKLDDHVACAVAGIMSDANILINTARVQAQRYTYAYQEPMPVEQLVQSLCDTKQGYTQFGGLRPFGVSFLFAGWDKNYGFQLYMSDPSGNYGGWKAAAIGANNQAAQSMLKQDYKDDITREEAIQLALKVLSKTMDSTSLTSEKLELAEVFLSPAGNVKYQVCSPESVSKLLVKSGLTQPAAEAS; encoded by the coding sequence ATGTCTCGAAGATATGATAGCCGAACAACAATTTTCTCTCCTGAAGGTCGTCTTTACCAAGTTGAATATGCAATGGAGGCAATTGGAAATGCAGGCTCTGCAATTGGAATATTATCTAAAGATGGGGTTGTCTTGGTAGGTGAAAAGAAGGTTACATCCAAACTCCTCCAGACCTCAACTTCCACTGAGAAGATGTACAAACTCGATGATCATGTTGCATGTGCTGTGGCTGGAATTATGTCCGATGCCAACATATTGATCAACACTGCAAGGGTTCAAGCCCAACGATACACTTATGCATACCAAGAGCCAATGCCTGTTGAGCaactggttcaatctctctgcgATACAAAGCAAGGATACACCCAATTTGGTGGTCTACGTCCCTTTGGCGTCTCTTTTCTTTTTGCAGGATGGGATAAAAACTACGGCTTTCAACTATACATGAGCGACCCAAGTGGAAACTATGGTGGTTGGAAGGCGGCTGCCATTGGTGCCAACAACCAGGCAGCACAGTCAATGCTTAAACAGGATTACAAGGATGATATCACTAGAGAAGAGGCCATACAGCTTGCACTTAAGGTGCTTAGCAAAACCATGGACAGCACAAGTCTTACATCCGAAAAGCTCGAATTAGCTGAGGTTTTCCTCTCGCCTGCTGGAAATGTCAAGTACCAAGTTTGCTCACCCGAATCTGTTAGCAAGTTGTTGGTGAAGTCAGGTTTGACTCAACCAGCTGCTGAGGCTTCCTAA
- the LOC103491761 gene encoding protein NRT1/ PTR FAMILY 2.8-like — protein MENGNLHSSLDASRKKETRGGWRAVRFILGNETFEKLASMSLIGNLVLYLHTMYNLDNVASAYVFQIWGGTTNFAPLAGAFLADTYLGRFYTLLFGSIASLLGMGVLTLGAGLPQMRPPPCISGESNCPQPLPWQLSFLYLGLGLIVIGAGGIRPCNISFGADQFDTNTEKGRAKLESFLNWWYFLFSVALVIALTIVVYVQTNVSWTLGFGIPTACFVFSISIFLLGHRYYICKAPQGSVFADIAKVVVATCRKRQIPKPTQFDQLHNPPMNSSKLAHTNRFLIFDKAATVVDSSVELDEDGKSKNEWRLCSVHQVEEFKCVVGIIPVWLAGIPCFMSMQQMGSFGILQAIQMNRFIGPHFQIPPAWMSLTPMITLSIWIYIYEKYVEHMKKKTRSNKRFSMKTRIEIGIVMSVLCMVVAGILEKLRRDAAVENKSFISPLHVWVLIPEFALSGLTEAFAAIAVMELLTTHLPESLRTVAGAIFFLSLSLASYLSSVLTGIVSKVEREWLGGNDLNKNRLDYFFYVVGVIAALNFFYFRFFAGAFLPKPDVDPRQKAHQRQLEDAELGRR, from the exons atGGAGAATGGGAACCTTCATTCTTCTTTGGATGCTTCTCGGAAAAAGGAAACTCGCGGAGGATGGCGAGCCGTGAGATTCATCCTTG GAAATGAAACGTTTGAGAAACTTGCCTCGATGAGTTTGATAGGGAATTTGGTATTGTATTTGCACACAATGTATAATTTGGACAATGTGGCTTCGGCTTATGTGTTTCAGATCTGGGGTGGTACTACCAATTTTGCTCCTCTTGCTGGGGCTTTTCTTGCCGATACTTACTTGGGAAGGTTTTACACTCTCCTCTTTGGCTCCATCGCGTCTCTTTTG GGGATGGGAGTGCTGACCTTAGGTGCAGGGTTGCCTCAAATGAGACCCCCACCCTGCATCAGTGGTGAATCCAACTGCCCACAGCCTCTCCCATGGCAACTCAGCTTCCTCTACCTCGGCCTTGGACTCATCGTCATCGGAGCCGGTGGTATACGACCTTGCAACATCTCCTTCGGTGCTGACCAATTTGACACCAACACCGAAAAGGGCAGAGCCAAACTCGAAAGCTTCTTAAACTGGTGGTACTTCCTCTTCTCAGTCGCCCTCGTCATAGCTCTAACCATCGTCGTATATGTCCAAACCAACGTTAGTTGGACTCTTGGCTTCGGCATTCCAACCGCCTGCTTTGTCTTCTCCATCTCCATCTTCCTCTTGGGCCATCGTTATTACATCTGCAAAGCACCTCAAGGAAGTGTCTTTGCAGACATAGCAAAAGTCGTCGTGGCGACGTGTCGAAAACGCCAAATCCCAAAACCAACTCAATTTGATCAATTACATAACCCTCCAATGAATTCTAGTAAGTTAGCACATACGAACAGGTTTTTGATATTCGACAAAGCGGCGACAGTGGTTGATTCGTCTGTGGAATTAGATGAAGACGGGAAATCAAAGAATGAATGGAGATTATGTAGTGTTCATCAAGTTGAGGAATTTAAATGTGTTGTTGGAATAATCCCTGTTTGGTTAGCTGGAATTCCATGCTTTATGTCAATGCAACAAATGGGTTCATTTGGGATTTTACAAGCCATTCAAATGAACAGATTTATAGGACCTCATTTCCAAATCCCACCAGCTTGGATGAGTTTAACTCCCATGATTACTCTGTCAATTTGGATCTACATTTACGAGAAATACGTCGAACATATGAAGAAAAAAACCCGAAGCAACAAACGTTTCTCCATGAAAACAAGGATCGAAATCGGGATCGTGATGTCGGTTTTATGTATGGTGGTGGCGGGAATTCTCGAGAAGCTTCGGCGGGACGCAGCGGTagaaaacaagtcatttatttCACCGTTACATGTTTGGGTGCTAATACCGGAGTTTGCTCTGTCGGGATTGACGGAGGCTTTTGCGGCGATTGCGGTTATGGAGCTTTTGACTACGCACTTGCCGGAGAGCTTGAGGACGGTAGCCGGAGCAATATTTTTCTTGAGTTTGTCATTGGCGAGCTACCTGAGCAGTGTTTTGACGGGGATAGTGAGCAAAGTGGAAAGAGAATGGCTTGGAGGAAATGATTTGAATAAAAATAGGCTTGATTACTTCTTCTATGTAGTTGGTGTAATTGCAGCTTTGAATTTCTTCTATTTTAGATTCTTTGCTGGTGCTTTTTTACCCAAACCTGATGTCGATCCAAGGCAAAAGGCACATCAAAGGCAGTTAGAGGATGCAGAATTGGGTCGTagataa
- the LOC103490601 gene encoding protein MIZU-KUSSEI 1 — MAKIDALRRFLLPCFFPPTAATAAASSTVPKKRLSTSLRDDLETTTATVSEDPTHAQDSPATTPDSVTPKFAISASIVAPPRPSKTMVIGTIFGHRRGHVWFCVQHDRLRNKPFLLLEFPILTHQLVNEMRFGLVRIALECNRVELGFCPLRSIPIWAMSCNGRKLGFAAKKKAGESVRSMLKTMQSTTVGAGVMPSGLGSGSEEVMYMRANYEHVVGSADSESFHLINPDECPGQELSIFLLRSRNG; from the coding sequence ATGGCCAAGATCGACGCCCTTCGTCGGTTTCTCCTCCCCTGTTTCTTTCCCCCCACCGCCGCCACCGCCGCCGCCTCCTCCACCGTTCCCAAGAAACGTCTAAGCACCTCGCTTCGCGACGACCTCGAAACCACCACCGCCACCGTCAGTGAAGATCCAACCCATGCCCAAGATTCTCCCGCCACCACTCCCGACAGCGTCACACCCAAATTCGCTATCTCCGCCTCCATTGTAGCCCCACCCCGTCCTTCGAAAACCATGGTCATCGGAACCATCTTTGGCCACCGGCGGGGACACGTTTGGTTCTGTGTCCAACACGACCGTCTCCGGAACAAACCGTTTCTCCTCCTCGAGTTTCCGATTCTGACTCACCAACTCGTCAATGAAATGAGATTCGGACTGGTTCGAATCGCTCTCGAGTGTAACCGGGTGGAACTGGGGTTCTGCCCGCTTCGTTCGATCCCTATTTGGGCAATGTCATGTAATGGGCGAAAACTGGGGTTCGCGGCGAAGAAAAAAGCCGGTGAATCGGTCCGGTCCATGTTGAAGACAATGCAATCGACAACGGTGGGAGCCGGAGTAATGCCATCCGGTTTAGGGTCGGGTTCAGAGGAGGTTATGTACATGAGAGCTAATTATGAACACGTGGTGGGAAGTGCTGACTCGGAATCGTTTCATCTTATTAACCCGGACGAGTGCCCGGGTCAAGAACTCAGTATATTCTTGCTCAGATCTCGAAATGGgtaa
- the LOC103491755 gene encoding dormancy-associated protein 2-like: MAHLSVIILLVFVPIVVFFALLSIICWNSGRSSSGGGHAHFGGAAHDGGFHHHAGGHAHHVAIVTHSGGGGHDCGGAAGGGRGGGGGSSSAC; this comes from the coding sequence atggctCATTTGTCTGTTATAATCCTTCTGGTTTTTGTTCCCATTGTTGTATTTTTCGCGTTGTTGAGTATTATTTGCTGGAATTCTGGTCGCAGTTCCAGCGGCGGAGGACATGCTCATTTCGGCGGCGCCGCCCATGATGGAGGATTCCATCATCATGCCGGCGGTCATGCTCACCACGTGGCCATCGTAACCCATTCTGGAGGTGGAGGACACGATTGTGGAGGTGCGGCCGGAGGCGGAAGGGGAGGCGGAGGCGGCTCTAGCTCTGCCTGTTGA